AAGAGACACTAGTGTGCATGAGTGagaggagaaagcagaaggtaCTCTTTGTTCCACTCTGTTGCCCAGCAACGCTTGCTCACAGTCTCTTTCCATCCTTACTGTAGACGCATTGCTCTCGTAGTGAATAGTTTTTTGCGCATGACATGAAGGCCTGAAAGAGACCGGGGTTCAGGAACAGATGGAAACTGGATGGGGCAGAAATATGCAATGACCCCTTTGAATATGAAAATAGCTGAAGGCGACGTGTCATTTAATGACCCAACAAGCTGCCATTAGAGCATATTGTGGCCTGGCCTCAACTTTGAATGTTTGACGTGTGTTTTCAAGCAGTATGCCGTCCTCCTCCTGCCATATGGAATAAAAggaaaaatacatacatgtggGATGGAGTTATTGGTTGAAGACTTTCTCTACACCTGGTGACACGTCACATGGTATGTTTTCCCACGAAACTAACAAAATAGATGTTGTACGGGGATGTATTGTTTGATATTTAAAATGGAAAATGTACAAAAATATGTTATTTGAGATTTCACATCAAGGCCTAAGTTCTTCGAATGGAGGCTTTGCAGTCAAATAATGGAAAACATTATTGAAAGCAACAGATTTTTGGTCAAAAACACAAAACTCTCAACTTTAAAAGTGTAAGACTGAAGGAGCTGGAATGAGATTGAATACCATTCGTCAATAACAATGGTAATCGTGCTGAAGAACAAAAATAGACGTTGAGATCACTTCATATGTTTGTTGCACTTGTCATAGCATGATTTGGAAACATCACAAGTTTCTTGTTCTGTGCTCTACAGAGCAGAGAATAAGCCTGCCCAGTGATAAGCTTTTGAATTATTTTAACTTGAAACATTTGAAGTTTTTACTTCATATGTAGGGCTAAATAGTAAGTCAAAGTTTGagttgttgaaaaaaaatattatacatCACAATTATTGTCATTGCAAAGACCTACACATCTGTGTATTATGTGTATTGGAGAAGGTGGGTGTCAAACTCCAACAGAAAGTCCATCATCAAGAGGAAAGCCTGAAAGCATCATCAAATGCTGCGTCATAATAACGTGTAATGAAGTTCTGTCAGATTAGGTTGAGCAGATGTTCCTTTTTTCTAGGGACAGTCCATAAAAGTGATGCTTTATCCCCAGATTTCCTCCTTAAGGAGGTCTGTTTCATGTTGATAAGAGGATAATTGAATCTTGACTAGGAgaatacatttatattggtgGGCAGAGTTCTCCTCCAGTAGTGTTTTCATGTTGGACGAGTAGCAACACTGGCCTTCAGTATGTGGTATCACAGTAGACCCACCTTGCCCTTGGTGTGCAGGTGGTGATGCTGTATGTTTCTGGCAGCTATCATGACCAGCTGTCTTTGGATCCACTGTAACTCCACCTGAGAGCGCCTCAGTAGCTCCTCCATGTCAGCGCCGGACGTGTGATCCCGCATTATCGCCTGCAAGACCCACACAACCAGAGATTAAACACGCTGGAGCCACACTGCAAACCTCACGCCTTCATACAAGCATTCACTTactgaatcacacacacacacaaccaaaacaTACAAGTAAATGTGTACATAAAAAATATACTGCAAGCAGATgtacacacagaagaacatgcATAGTTTCATATCAAGTGCATTTTGACAGCTTACCGAAGACCTTTTGTATTTGCTTGTCTCTGGTTAAGATTTGGACTTTAGTACTGAACTTGTGCACGTACTTTGTTACTTGTGTGCAGCTTCAAGTAAATAGCTAGACAACTCATCGTCATTACATCATCTTTACAAATTCTCCCCAAAACAAGTTGaccttaaaataaaaattattttaatgtaGCAAACAGAAATGTGAGACTGAACGtatacaaacataaacacagaaAAGAGTGCATGACATATTGCACCAACGAATCTAGCAAGGAATTTCTTGACACTTACTGTACAAGTTCTTCATCttccatttaaaaacacataacTTGCATGTTAATGCAAGTATACAGTCAATCCCATGTCCAATTAAACAGTGCTGCCCCCTGCATCAATACGTCTACATGCATTTGTAGGTGCTGACTGGTGTGGTTGATACACAAATGTGTGAGTGCCCATGTGCATGTGTACGAGTGTCATCATTGagttagagtgagagagagagagagagagactcagttACATAAGAGAGGATTACTGTATCACAGCAACACAATGATAGGGGGGAGCATGGAAAAAACATACGATTATATCAGTCAGTGCTAAAGCCCCATATATGTACCCCGTTGTGTACCTTTGCacaaaaacacatgcacactcacacacacaaacacacacacacgcactgtatTCACAGAATCTACCATACAGTGACACATGGAAGGTTAAGAAGGTTAATGCTGCTTCAGGAGATTTGAATTATCTGACTGACCGCTGCATCATAATAAATACTCAAACAGCTGATTTCAGTCATCTGTGTTCTCTCTTTTAGACGAGTGCATGTCGTTtctaataaacaaaaacaactgcaGGACACGATCACAGTCTTTAAAAAATGGTGATAGtcaaagtgttgtttttttcagaaaCTACCAACAATAAATGGACAAAGAAGAATTACGGGTGATTTGTTTGCAACCAGTTTTTTCTTAGAgggaatataaaaacaaatactaTCAAAATGTatcatctccctcctccctcgtctcccttAAAGCCTCAGCCAACTGCTCAAACAGCTTCTCTCCTTGCTGACTCACCTTGGACAGCTTCTATTTCCTTGCAggggactggaggaggaggacacacacaaccacaacaacaacaacacacaacgctCAGGAGTCTTGCAGATTTATGCAGAAATGTTCCATCCCACCAAGCCATCTCTGAACCTGCAGTGGTAAGCGTCTCGCAGAtgtatccgatgtgaggtcctgggactgggatgtcgtatatgtacagattgtaaagccctttgaggcaaatttgtaatgtgtgatgttgggctatataaaataaactgaattgaaattgaattaaagTAAGAGGAGGAAGGTGCTGTGCGTGCCTCATTATCCAGGCCTGAATGAGGGTTTTAATTTACCATCTCCCTATTACTTATTCTCTCAGCCCACTATGATGATTGATTTCCTGCAAGTGCTGATTTTTTTTAGTATGTCCCCTCCCTTTGAAGAAGACAGCAGAGCATTACTATTTTGAGGTAAAGTAGTTAACTCAGCACGATTATGATCATTATTGTCGTGCTTTTAACACTTTAGCGCAAACCCAATTAGAAGTAGAAAAACATTAGTTGGAAAAGTGGAGTTCAGTTATGAGGTtactgaattatatatatatatttatatatatatatatatgggcttGTAGGTTAAATAGTTTTGGATGTTCCAAGATCTGCTTGTATCTGAAGCATATGTGTGCAACTAAAGAACAATTGCAGATAGCATATCCTTTAAAAAAGGACAACGTATATCTATAATATAGGGGGGACTTTATTCTCAGTAATAACTTTGAAAGGTTGTGCTTTACCCATCCAAGTGAGCTCGTCGGTTGCTCCCATCCTCAGTGGCATGCGTTTGCTTTATAATCCTCAAAAACAATACgcttcaaagaagaagaaaaagatataCAATTTCCAAAAAGTCAAACATCACattgaattgtttttaaataaaacatgcatGGACGCCGTGTATCGCTGAAACAAAACAGCGTGTCCTCATTCCTCAAACGTGTTTGGCTTGTCTGCGTGCGAGGCTCCGTGTTTGGGACAGCGCTCTCCGATATGACTTGCTCTTTTCATACACAAGTCAGTTATGATTCAGGGTTTTCTCTCACGGTGTGCTCGTAGCCATGGACGGCCTGCTGTTTGACCATATGGCACACTTAAGAAAATGAAATATCAACTGGAGATGGGAAAGAGCATTTCAGGATAACACTCTCACATTCGCACCACGTGGTAGTGTACTTTCGCAGTAAAAGTGTGACGTCAGCATGACCCCGATACTTCACAAACACACGCTCTACCGGAGTGCAATCAACCTGTATAAGTGGAAACACCTGTGGGACTGTGCAGGCCTTTAACGcagcattacatttattttcttggcTCCTCactggctggcatgacgacccatacGCCAATCAGAATGcctgtactgttgttgccatataataattcatctttattcataaagaaaatgtaagctagctgtctaatcctgcccagaggaaacgcaggtcgaggacagcatcatcagtgtaatgctgcttatgcttcaactctttcagaatttccccccccaaaatgtctgtgcacattCCTGCACCTCAGTCTTCGTTTTTGCTGCTAAAGCAAGGAGGGACTCAAATCTACAGTAAAAGTACTAtcacataaaaagaaaaaatggttATGAAGCACTGTAGCGCTGCAGTTTGTGAGTCAAgttaattgtatttaaataaCCACAACAAGTCATAAATCAGTCTCAAGGGGCTTTATACAATATGCAGTGAATATGCTCGCCATCTTTTggtatagaaaaaaataaaaaattacggAAAAACTGGCCATACAATATTCAAATTTGTACAGACATTAAAATTGGGAGATAAACCTTCAGCTTCCCATTCATTTGTAGGCTAAATCATTTTCTTTTATCAGTTCCAAAAATGTGCCAAATGCAAACCTAGAGATTTATTCACCACAAGTTATGGAAAAGTTGTTTTACTGATGCACAATAGTTACACATCAAGAGTCAGCGAAAGAcaaaataacacatttccaggtgTTATGCATTTCCGTTGTTCTTGCTGCTGCGGCTGGTCTCAAAGAGACGTCTGTCCTCACTTTCCGGTCCAGGTCAAACGGCTACAAACAGTCACCTTGAAAATATAAACTGGTCCCAGAATTGTATAACACCCTAAAATTGCAGTTTGCTCATTTTTCCTTGTTTTACTCCAGACAGAAGTGCTGTCCTAAAACATCTCCCCTTCCGTTTAGTAATTGTGTGGCAATTTCAAACTCCAGTGGGACAATCTTGGTCCGAGACTTCTTTAGGTCTTTTTCCATCAGCTGGGGATAAGAACATGGGACACATTATTCATACTTATCAAATTATTGTATGAGAATAAGAGGAGTAATAACATTCATCAGTTAGCTTCCATTTAGTTTATAGATGCACTATTAGATAATATTGAGTAACTGTGGGCGTTTCACATTACCTCATATGTTGTTATGTCCAGCACCTCGCTGATGTCCTGCTCTTGTTTGGACAGAGGTGTGTTGATGGACACAGCAGCCTTGGCCACATCTGGATGGTAATGCTTCTGCAATGTCTGtaggaaaagagaagaaaataattgaaaagTAAGTTAGATGGCAAAAGGTATATGATATTCCTTCATCTCGTTTTTCAATTAAAACAAAGTCTTATCTCGATGTCACGCTGTATTTGTGAATCCAAAACCATCACATGCGGTACACACCTTAATCTCCCACAAGCTGCTCTCTAAGGCACGGCACTGGGCAGGATCCTCTTCATCCATTAGATATGGGTCCTCCACAGACTCTGTCATTAGAAACAACAAACGATATATCCTAAAACAATGCTTCATTGGATGGTGCATCGCAGGGAAATTCTTACAAGCTGTGTTAAGTATAATGAATCGGACCGGCCGGCAATCTAAAACCCCTGACATTTTTAAACTAATGAAATTACAACCATAAACAGGGGAGTGACTGACGCTCACCATCCTCTGTGCTGGGCTTGTGAACCAGGATCCTGCAGGACGGGTGGCGGCGGATCAGGTTGTAGATGAACGGCAGCACTAAAAGCAGGGCTGTCGGTGGCGCTGTGAGAGCCAAGCGAGCCAGGCGTTTGGCAAACGCGGCCACGAGGTACACTGGCAAGTGACTGGAGGAAGGCAGAAACATACATGCAGCAAATGTTATGAATGCATATAtctgcctttttcttcttctttttaagaatataatataatatttataagaTAATTATATTCTCCTTAGAAACATAATTTAATTAAAGTGAGGCACAACACTGGCCAACATTTAAAAGGTGTGGTTAACCTGAAAGATGTAGCTGTCAATCAGTAATGCAGGATCTGCAGGTCAACTAAACATAGTATTAACTACAACTGACGCCTGTCCTGTGCTCCACAAGGACATAGGCATACAACTGTAACTGGATAAAGTGAGGGTGAAAAAATTTAAAGTTTATGTAAAGCATGAATGTTCTTACCTGGAGCTAAGGAAGAGGTTAGCGAGGTGGAAAAAGCGTGCTCTGTACTTCACATGGAAAACAGAAGGCTCAAGCAGATTATACAACTTCTTGTAGAAATCTGGGTAATCTCTGCAAAAAGCAAGCGGACAACATTATAGTATAGTATTTATGCAATACAAACACACTGTTCAGTCTACTGTTGTCCTTTATAGAATCAGAATGGAGCCTCATGTTTCTTCAACAtattacacacattcacacatttcattttcatttacactacacacatacacatactttgcattttgcacactgcctatatttaatatttttatatttaatttaatttgtcattagtagtgtattgtgtatgcatatgtgttgtatatatacatacatattttattttatattttactttgtatactacttctacatctatatctttcatccctgttttttatattttattttttattctcgtgtttagtttattggtgctgctactgctacgacaaatttccccttggggattaataaagtatttatctatctatctatctattactGTCATTAATGTGACTGTATATAATTGTATTCATGTAATACTCACAAGTTGTGTTGATGTATGAGGACAAAAAGTCCATTGAGGGCCAGCAGGCTGATAGCTCCACCTGTTTaacaaaaacatgaacaaaataCCAAATCATGATTACCAGCATATGTAAAAACACCACTGTGGTTATTTTGAAGCAGCCATTGTCAGTTCGTATGACGATAAGATTAAGAGTTTTGTCCCTACTGAGCCACACGCATGACTTACCGACTTCATAGGCAGCAGTCAAGAAGTCAATCATCAGAGTGGGTTTACTCATGTTGGGCAAAATGGAGTCATGGAGGATCACCAGGATCTTTTTATACATGTTGCTTGGTAACTACAACAAAGAGACGAGATGGCACCGTGTTATCGATGTGTACAGAGAATACAATTTAATAAAGAACATTTAGATGATTGTGCagtcaatattttaaaataccTTATACTTGAGAAAGCCCAGCCACATCCTCTCAAAGGTACGCTTGTGTTCCTGTTACAAAGTACAACCTTTTAAAATCGTATTCAGGAATTATCTAGAAATGTGAATATCTGATTCTAAATATTGTACTTACATTCAGTTTAGTAGCTTTCCAGTCTTCATGCTTGtctagaaaaaaaacatcagtttAACATCAGACTTGTACAAAACggcataaaacaaacaaaatcagcCTCTTCTCCCCACAGAAGAAAGTTGACAACATTGCAGCATTGACAATCAGCAGGTCTCACCTTCCTGTTTGATCATAAAGTTGGTGAGCTCAGACTCTTCGCTCGGAACACTGATGTTGGACATGAGGGTGAACACGTTGTTCTGATATACAGGCAGCAGCGcctgagaggaagaagatggaCCCACAGCATTCAGAACACCACGTCATATTTACTAAATAAAAGAAAGTGTGACAAGGAAAGTAATAAACAAGCTCAACAACAGCAGATGGACTAAGCACTGAACCCCTACCCCTTTGTTtttgtccatgacttttcccacaTTCTCACGGATGGAACTCATGACGTAATAGCGAACATCTTCCATCTCAAGGAACTCCTGGAACCTGGAGATCAGCAGGGAGTTGTCGGTTGTTTTGCTCAGCAGTCTGTCCACCACTGCCTGATGATGAAATAATAGAAACATCAGAAGGCGCCTGTGCCactatataacaaaataattgaAGTCACAGAAGACCagataacatatatttatattcccaCCACAGACAACCCGGTTGTTTGGCACACAATCGTACCTGGATGAGTTCTCTTGGGAAGCTGAAGTGTTCATTCCAGTCCAAGTCCTCGAGGGGATGCTCTCCTTCTCCCGCTGCAAACTTCATGAGGCAGCACAGGGCACTCTCCTGTATTCAGAcagtcattattttattttttcaaacacaAAGACGATGCAACATCggaaagataaaaaaataaatgcaggtGATTTATTAATTTTGTGTCACCACACTACATCTatgttgtttgatgacacctcaaagcttttataactacggacttttgattgttctgaccgcaaatctaaataacagcaaacattttaagaaaaaaggtccgttgaataattcagtgatcgggccctaataatagtaataacaacttgacattgtcattatatataatatggttaaactcattcatgaaccaacttccttttttttgactTGTGTTCTgtgctgagctttgagtctgttccgtgattctgttccgtgagtctgttccgtgagtctgttccgtgattctgttccgtgagtctgttccatgagtctgttccatgagtctgttccatgagcctgtcgatacaccgtgcaacatgacagcagtagatgtagcggctgacattcaagctaacccggacccccaaacgctgtagaCATCTTAactctgattggccaagactcgacacgttccataaaagatgttttattgtgaagatcaCCACATTATATTTTCTCCATGTcacactccaatctcataaagaTTGAACTGGCCGGCCAGTTGGGgggatatttaaagggctactTAGGTAGACTACctaaaagggctatttaggtacaaacaaacaaagtacgtGACAATTAAAAATGGGAAACAATATTGATTCTAATTATTTTCTGGAGTTTTtcattgctggggtcaaattgacctcaaggATAAAAGATGTTactaaatgtgaaggtaataggagggttaagagaaatAAAGCTTCCTGCACACGTCTAATCATGCATACTCACTTACAAAGACTGAAGGAATTAATAGAAAGCATGACTTTACATTAAGAGAAGCATGGTTCtttgtcaagtgtgtgtgtgcaccatttCCATCGAGGCTTCCAGTCCACTCACCTTCACACAATGAAGCTCGTGGTTGAGGTGCTCAAGCAGCATCTCCACACAGCTGTTGTATCGGTGTCGCATGAACATGCGGTACTTCTCTTCAGCACTCAGCCCTCCTGAACCAGGAAATAAACAGACAAACATTAATACTTTTCGTTGATACGTTTATACAAATGTATGTCTGTTTAAACACGTTTGAGCCAGTTTCATTtgatgataataatacaaatgaataataataattgtggtGTACTATTATCATTAACACGTGTAACGCTTACCACTCAACGCTTCCTCCTCTTTGGGCAGTTTCCCCAAAAACAGCTCCTTTTTCTCCAACAAAGTGCTGAACAGTTTGCTGCAAGCATTGACCGCATTGACAacatctttctcttttcttgacTGCAAACGGACATGGAGAATACAAACATCTGCTGTTAGTAACCAGGAGGAGCACGCTCACGTGCTTCTTGGTGTCAATACAGCTGGCTAACCAGCATGGTTGGGTCCTAAAACAGAGTAACTTAGTTCCGGATATTTACCTCAAGGATCTCGAGGATGTCGAAAACGTCGTTGGCATTTTTTCTGCTCTCGAGTACATTTTCAACTTTGGTATTTAGGTCAATTTTAGCCCTTTTTCCACTTTGTTCTGGTGTTTTCGCAGCAATCACGTTGCGTTTTTTTGCCGGCGCCATGATTACCGGTGATGCTACGTTCAAGTTactttaagaatataaaaaaaactatgACCATAAAGATCCTGGCACTTCCCCGGAAACATCCTAGACATTTCTTtcatgaattatttaaaaagtaaactAACGTATATTAGATATAATCACATAAGGATTGACGTACTATACACATATTTTTTGTAGTTTTCAATCTTTCACGACTGTCAGGCATGGACAGGCGGCCAACATATTTGAGAAGGGAGTTCTACTTTCCTTCATTTTCTAAAGGTTACTGAATGCATCATCAGTCCTGAACACTCAACTGTTGTGTCGCCTCCTAGTGGCTGGAGGGTTAAGTTTTGTACACAAACTAATATAATCACAACTCATGACACATCAACTCAAGACTCAGACTCAACTAAGTTCTGTGGACACGTTACTTTCACAATCAAGAcatgatttaaaatatatataatacagtaaCTGTAATGAAATATGTGGTGTCCCATGTGTAAACATCTGCACTGGTCCTGCAGCTTTGAAATAATAGCTATATGTTGAATCAGCACAATCTAAGGTTTGTGTGAAGGGATTCTTACCAATGCTAATTGGTAGGTTATTTTCCACAGAAAGCATTAACTGGCTTTACAAATTTAAAGACACTGAGCAAGATAAATAACCGATGACTAAGATCTCTTATAGAGACATATATTTTTAGACACTTAATTTAGCCTATTGCAATGCAAATAAATCCAAACCTATCCTTAAGGGTCTTCTTACTAGACAAAGAGCTGAGACACAAGCAGAGGGCATTAGCATTTGATCCAGGGATACATGAACATCAGGAAACACTCAGGGTAAAATAAAGAACAGAGGCTTttattgtcttgtttgttgaataatatttgtattaaaggaccaaaaaaaatgtaatcttccaaaaaaaaagctgattcacaataaaagagagagagagaatacttTGTTCTGAAAACATCTCTTCTTTCCGCTGGCAGGTGACCTAATCCGAGTCATTTCCTAAATCGGCAGTGTCCTGGGAGAAACGGACAACACGCAATGaacaaaattatttattttaaacatcaAACATCGTAGTTTTAAGTAAATATTATTACTCCGACGGCTTCTAGATACCTCTTTCTGGTCcttattgtcttgtgtttcggCAGCTGTGGCTGTAGCTTTAAAGTCATGGATAGGAAGTGTGGACATCCAGCTGACCATGGAGCCCTCCTGACACTCCGTCTCAACAATGGTCGGGTAGATGTGAGCCTCTTTGAAGGCCTTGATGGTCTCCTCCTCGCTGTCCCAATCCAGCCGCTcgtgcagcccatcccctccgAATCGCTTGTTGTACCGGTCAAAGTGAACCCGTTCCAGGACCAAGCCCAGCCCTGGAGCTTTGGGAACGTCCACCTTATCTTGCCCCCAGCTGCGCTCGATCACTTCCTCCTCGGCGTAGCCCTTTGTCACTGCAATCACCAGGCCGATCATCTTCCGGATTTGGTGCAGCATAAAGCTCTGGCCCCGTACGGTGATCACCGCAAACTGTATATTGCCGTTCATGAAAGGCTCTCCACAAGACATCTCTGTGATATAGCGGCGGGCACTGGGGTCACTTGGAGCCTTCTGAGAAGTGAAGTTGTGGAAGTTATGGGTGCCTTTGTAGAGAGAAAACAGACAGTTCACCTTCTGAAGGGTCTCTGGCTCGAGGCGGAAGGCTGCTACAGCGCCAGTGTCATAGTCTTTTAGGGAGAAGGCCACTGTTGGAAGCATATAAGCGTATGTACGAGCATCACAGTTGTTTTTGGAATTGAAACCTTGGGTCACCCGTTTAAGTCCTGTtggaggaaacaaaacaaaattaaacGACGGAATATTAAAAGAATCTCAAACTCaatgatacaataataataaaaaagggatgTCTCACCAAGAATTTTGACCTGTGGTGGCAGATGCTCATTGATTTTTTCAACGGTGTCTTCGATCAACCGCAGCTTTAGAGACACAACTTGGCCAGCAGCAGACACGCCCTAAACGAACACCGATAATAATGAAGTATGCAAACTCATATCGTGGGGTGTATTAAAGTGAATATTTCATTTATAATCGTCTTGTTTGCCTCATGCTGTGACAAGTACTCCATCTGCAATACAATACCTGCACATACTCGTACCTTATCTGTTCTGGCACATCTTTGGAAAGACATCTTTTTCATCTCATCGCCATGGTTTTCAGGAATGCAAGTTGATTTAACGAGTGCATTGACCAGCTCATCTTCGATGGTCCTAAACTGAGAGGTTCCGGGATTTCTCTAtaacacagaaaacacacatacacacacaaacaaacattcaagacATGAACAGATAAAGAGCCTGGAGAGGAGAATCAGCCTCAGTACCAACCTGCATGCCGTAGTATCCCTTTCCAGAGTATGCCACGAGGAGGGCCACTTTCTTTTTGGGATATTTCTTTTCATCGTCAGCATGTTCTACTTCCACTTTTAACTTTGTTGTAGCCTGGACGTCAGGATGTTCCCCTTCCGCTTTTAACTTTTTTGTAgcctgcacctcctccttctcagcCGAGTCCTCATTTTCCTCATTGGCTCTTTTCAGCAGCTTGGCTGTCTGCTCATCTCTGGACGCTTCACTCATCGTGCTGAACACCTCACGAGGGCCACCTGGGGAGACAGCAGAACATAATCCGTGATAAGGATGCCCTGGAAAGCTATCCACATTCAGCTCATGTTCTGTGACGAAGGACGCCATTACATGTtgcacaaatataaacaaagtaAGGAAACAAGCCCTGCGAACAGACAGGGAAATGTTATCAaaacaggagcacacacactcacaggttgCCCACTGAATACATTCAACCGGCACGTTGTCTCAGGCACGTTTGCTTACCGTTTCTTCCTAAAGTCAGTCTGTTGTGAAGTAAGGCACTGAACAGCGATCGGGTTTTAAACATGTCACGCTAAGCCATCGCGCAGCTAAAGGATGCAGACTGGCTCGCCAGCTTAACTCCGGAAGCTAACGCGGAGCAGAGCAGAGTTGAATCTTCAGAAACTTCCGTTGACGAAATATAAAGTATCCTAAAGACGTATGTTTACTGCAGAGttcataaataaatctaaatatatgttaatataatgCAAACTGTAGCTGTATCTAAGAGTGCTGTAGTTGTAGTAGATGCGGCAACATAAACACATGGACAATGTAAACTTTGACCCTTGAGGTAAATATCGCGAGATTCGCCTGATTCTCGCTTTTGAAAACGTCATATTAGCACTttaagacatttatttaacatatatatattttgtaataacataatagcaaaacaaaaaaagtaattacatGTAGCATCTCGTAAGAGAAAATGTAATGATCCTCTTTGATTGTTATTatctcagtttattttttaaccatatgatat
The window above is part of the Pseudoliparis swirei isolate HS2019 ecotype Mariana Trench chromosome 15, NWPU_hadal_v1, whole genome shotgun sequence genome. Proteins encoded here:
- the noc4l gene encoding nucleolar complex protein 4 homolog; its protein translation is MAPAKKRNVIAAKTPEQSGKRAKIDLNTKVENVLESRKNANDVFDILEILESRKEKDVVNAVNACSKLFSTLLEKKELFLGKLPKEEEALSGGLSAEEKYRMFMRHRYNSCVEMLLEHLNHELHCVKESALCCLMKFAAGEGEHPLEDLDWNEHFSFPRELIQAVVDRLLSKTTDNSLLISRFQEFLEMEDVRYYVMSSIRENVGKVMDKNKGALLPVYQNNVFTLMSNISVPSEESELTNFMIKQEDKHEDWKATKLNEHKRTFERMWLGFLKYKLPSNMYKKILVILHDSILPNMSKPTLMIDFLTAAYEVGGAISLLALNGLFVLIHQHNLDYPDFYKKLYNLLEPSVFHVKYRARFFHLANLFLSSSHLPVYLVAAFAKRLARLALTAPPTALLLVLPFIYNLIRRHPSCRILVHKPSTEDESVEDPYLMDEEDPAQCRALESSLWEIKTLQKHYHPDVAKAAVSINTPLSKQEQDISEVLDITTYELMEKDLKKSRTKIVPLEFEIATQLLNGRGDVLGQHFCLE
- the pus1 gene encoding tRNA pseudouridine synthase A; its protein translation is MFKTRSLFSALLHNRLTLGRNGGPREVFSTMSEASRDEQTAKLLKRANEENEDSAEKEEVQATKKLKAEGEHPDVQATTKLKVEVEHADDEKKYPKKKVALLVAYSGKGYYGMQRNPGTSQFRTIEDELVNALVKSTCIPENHGDEMKKMSFQRCARTDKGVSAAGQVVSLKLRLIEDTVEKINEHLPPQVKILGLKRVTQGFNSKNNCDARTYAYMLPTVAFSLKDYDTGAVAAFRLEPETLQKVNCLFSLYKGTHNFHNFTSQKAPSDPSARRYITEMSCGEPFMNGNIQFAVITVRGQSFMLHQIRKMIGLVIAVTKGYAEEEVIERSWGQDKVDVPKAPGLGLVLERVHFDRYNKRFGGDGLHERLDWDSEEETIKAFKEAHIYPTIVETECQEGSMVSWMSTLPIHDFKATATAAETQDNKDQKEDTADLGNDSD